A stretch of Spirosoma oryzicola DNA encodes these proteins:
- a CDS encoding Gfo/Idh/MocA family protein, producing the protein MNLTPTRRQFIKTAALTGTAATVFPSILTGAKPADTKVRLGFIGVGLRGRSHVEQALYREDVVIPAICDVDPNSIALTNEIFKKKGKPLPEAYSKGDEAFLQMLKRDDLDGVIIATPWEWHVPMAVATMKAGKYAGVEVSATVKLKESWDLVDTSEKTGVPCMILENVCYRRDVLAILNMVRQGMFGEMTYAHCGYQHDLREVKFNNGKQAYGGGVEFGAKGYSEAHWRTQHSVDRNGDIYPTHGLGPVAHWLNINRGNRFTHLTSTATKSRGLHKYVVDKGGANHPNAKVNFKLGDVVTTVVECANGENIVIIHDTNSPRPYSLGFRAQGTQGIWMDDNDMIYLEGVSPKAHTWEPFAAYQEKYDHPLWKRHAQTAENAGHGGIDFFVMRAFIESVKTKTPPPIDVYDAAVWSAISPLSEESIAGGSKPVEIPDFTRGKWKTNKPIFGLNDQF; encoded by the coding sequence ATGAATCTTACGCCTACCCGCCGTCAATTTATCAAAACCGCTGCGTTAACGGGCACAGCGGCCACGGTTTTTCCATCCATCTTAACCGGTGCAAAGCCTGCCGATACCAAAGTTCGATTAGGCTTTATTGGCGTCGGGCTTCGGGGACGTAGTCATGTGGAGCAGGCCCTGTACCGCGAAGACGTGGTCATTCCGGCCATTTGTGATGTTGACCCGAACAGCATTGCCCTGACCAACGAGATTTTTAAGAAGAAAGGCAAACCACTACCCGAAGCGTATTCGAAAGGCGACGAAGCGTTTTTGCAGATGCTCAAACGCGATGATCTCGACGGTGTTATCATCGCGACGCCCTGGGAATGGCACGTACCGATGGCGGTGGCGACGATGAAAGCCGGGAAATACGCGGGCGTAGAAGTATCGGCCACGGTGAAGCTAAAAGAGTCGTGGGATTTAGTCGATACGTCGGAGAAGACCGGGGTTCCGTGCATGATCCTGGAAAACGTCTGCTACCGGCGCGACGTACTGGCTATTCTAAACATGGTCCGGCAAGGGATGTTCGGCGAAATGACCTACGCGCACTGCGGCTACCAACACGACCTACGCGAGGTAAAATTCAACAATGGCAAACAAGCCTACGGCGGTGGGGTTGAGTTCGGGGCTAAAGGTTATTCGGAAGCACACTGGCGTACGCAACACTCGGTGGATCGCAACGGCGATATCTACCCAACGCACGGGCTGGGACCGGTAGCTCACTGGCTGAATATCAACCGGGGGAACCGCTTTACGCACCTGACCAGTACCGCTACCAAAAGCCGGGGTTTGCACAAATACGTCGTCGATAAAGGCGGGGCCAATCACCCCAACGCTAAAGTCAATTTTAAACTCGGTGACGTGGTTACCACGGTTGTCGAGTGCGCCAACGGTGAAAATATCGTTATTATTCACGATACTAACTCGCCCCGCCCCTATTCGCTGGGATTCCGGGCGCAGGGTACGCAGGGCATCTGGATGGACGACAATGACATGATTTACCTGGAAGGCGTCAGTCCAAAAGCTCACACCTGGGAGCCGTTTGCTGCCTATCAGGAAAAATACGACCACCCTCTCTGGAAACGGCACGCGCAAACCGCCGAGAATGCCGGACACGGTGGTATTGACTTTTTTGTGATGCGGGCGTTTATCGAATCCGTCAAAACCAAGACTCCTCCGCCGATTGACGTGTACGATGCAGCCGTCTGGAGCGCGATCAGCCCGCTGTCGGAGGAAAGCATCGCGGGCGGCAGTAAACCCGTTGAAATTCCTGATTTTACGCGGGGTAAGTGGAAGACGAACAAACCTATTTTCGGGCTTAACGACCAATTTTAG
- a CDS encoding 6-pyruvoyl trahydropterin synthase family protein, which translates to MDTQRANAPRVAVFRKEHFNAAHRLHNPNWSDEKNTRVYGKCNNPNYHGHNYELIIQVTGPIDPETGYVIDMKYLGDLIKEHVTERFDHKNLNLDTEEFADLNPSAENIAIVIYTILRNQLSEGLDLKIRLYETERNFVEYPA; encoded by the coding sequence ATGGATACACAACGGGCCAATGCCCCACGGGTTGCGGTGTTTCGCAAGGAACATTTCAACGCGGCTCATCGTCTGCACAATCCAAACTGGTCGGATGAGAAAAACACCCGCGTCTACGGTAAATGCAATAACCCCAATTATCATGGTCACAATTACGAGCTGATTATACAAGTTACGGGCCCGATTGACCCCGAGACGGGTTATGTGATTGACATGAAGTACCTGGGTGATCTCATCAAAGAACACGTTACGGAGCGCTTCGATCACAAAAACCTCAACCTCGACACCGAAGAGTTTGCCGACCTGAATCCTTCGGCCGAAAACATTGCTATCGTTATTTATACCATTTTACGCAATCAGCTAAGCGAGGGCTTAGATCTTAAAATCAGACTGTATGAAACTGAACGGAACTTCGTCGAGTACCCCGCTTAA
- a CDS encoding MBL fold metallo-hydrolase: MKRVQTAMITLALILAIATGSTFLFLRQDVFGSDPATTRLERIKQSKNYQNGVFENLEPTAVMREDGSYWQMMNDYFHKDKFNTPPQPLPSVKTDLKSLADDKPTVVWFGHSSYLIKANGTTVLVDPVFSGYASPVSFFGKSFAGSDVYRVDDMPDIDMLVISHDHYDHLDYKTITELIPKVKKFYTALGVGAHLERWGVPADRIVEFDWWEGKQVASDIQLTAVPARHFSGRSLARGKTLWSSYVLNLHGYTLFLGGDSGYGTHFKEIGDKYGPFDLAILECGQYGKDWPNIHMFPEEVVTAAEDLRAKTLLPVHWAKFSLAYHAWNEPIQRLVTRASEKALPITTPRIGEPVVVNASYPRSVWWNF, from the coding sequence ATGAAACGCGTACAAACCGCCATGATCACACTCGCTCTTATACTTGCTATTGCCACGGGTTCCACTTTTCTTTTTTTACGACAGGACGTCTTCGGCAGCGACCCGGCCACGACTCGTCTGGAGCGCATCAAGCAATCGAAAAACTACCAAAACGGGGTCTTTGAAAACCTCGAACCGACGGCAGTCATGCGCGAGGACGGGTCTTACTGGCAAATGATGAACGATTATTTCCACAAAGACAAGTTCAATACCCCGCCCCAGCCGCTGCCTTCCGTTAAAACCGATTTAAAGTCACTTGCCGACGATAAACCGACCGTTGTTTGGTTTGGGCATTCTTCGTACCTCATCAAAGCAAACGGTACCACCGTACTGGTCGATCCGGTTTTTAGTGGCTACGCGTCGCCCGTGTCGTTTTTCGGAAAATCATTCGCCGGTTCGGATGTGTACCGGGTAGACGACATGCCCGATATTGATATGCTGGTCATTTCGCACGACCACTACGACCACCTCGACTACAAAACGATCACGGAACTGATCCCTAAGGTCAAGAAATTTTACACCGCGCTGGGTGTAGGGGCACACCTCGAACGGTGGGGCGTTCCAGCCGACCGCATTGTCGAATTCGACTGGTGGGAAGGCAAACAAGTAGCGAGTGACATTCAACTAACGGCGGTTCCGGCACGACACTTTTCGGGTCGTAGCCTTGCCCGGGGCAAAACACTCTGGTCGTCCTATGTGCTTAATCTGCATGGCTACACCTTGTTTCTGGGTGGAGATTCGGGCTACGGTACGCACTTCAAGGAAATTGGCGACAAGTACGGTCCGTTCGACCTGGCTATTCTCGAATGCGGTCAATACGGTAAAGACTGGCCCAACATCCACATGTTTCCCGAAGAGGTTGTTACGGCGGCCGAGGATTTACGCGCCAAAACGCTTTTACCGGTTCACTGGGCTAAGTTCTCGCTGGCTTATCACGCCTGGAACGAGCCGATTCAACGACTTGTAACGCGGGCATCCGAAAAAGCCCTGCCCATAACAACACCCCGAATTGGTGAGCCGGTAGTCGTCAACGCGAGCTATCCACGGTCGGTCTGGTGGAATTTTTAA
- a CDS encoding TrmH family RNA methyltransferase, with amino-acid sequence MLSKNQIKYIQSLHQKKYRQQHGAFLVEGAKSVQEVLQSDFQVDLLVATEAFYKENTRLTDRQRTPVEIASVADLERTGTLESNNAALAVVRTKENRPLLAGPDEIALILDDIRDPGNLGTIIRIADWYGIRKIICSETTADVYNPKVISASKGSFTRVNWWYGDIEQFLKQSAKGQIVYGAFLGGDDVHALAFSKSGYLVMGNESNGISPEIGQYVTKRVTIPRYGEAESLNVGIATAVLLDNWRRSLT; translated from the coding sequence ATGCTTTCCAAAAATCAAATCAAATACATTCAGTCGCTACATCAGAAAAAATACCGTCAGCAGCATGGCGCTTTTCTGGTCGAAGGAGCCAAGAGCGTGCAGGAAGTGCTGCAATCTGATTTTCAGGTCGACCTGCTGGTGGCGACCGAAGCATTCTACAAAGAAAACACTCGACTGACAGACCGCCAACGAACGCCGGTCGAAATTGCGTCAGTGGCTGATCTGGAGCGAACGGGGACCCTTGAAAGCAACAACGCGGCTCTGGCTGTCGTCAGAACGAAAGAAAACCGTCCGCTATTGGCTGGACCCGACGAAATCGCGCTGATTCTGGATGATATCCGCGATCCGGGCAATCTGGGCACCATCATCCGCATTGCCGATTGGTACGGCATCCGTAAAATCATTTGCTCCGAAACGACCGCTGACGTGTACAATCCGAAAGTGATTTCGGCCAGTAAGGGTTCCTTCACGCGGGTGAACTGGTGGTACGGTGATATTGAGCAGTTTTTGAAACAGTCGGCTAAGGGGCAGATCGTGTACGGTGCATTTCTGGGTGGCGACGATGTGCATGCACTCGCTTTCAGTAAGTCGGGCTATCTGGTTATGGGCAATGAGTCGAATGGGATCAGTCCTGAGATCGGGCAGTACGTTACCAAGCGGGTAACCATCCCGCGCTACGGCGAAGCCGAATCATTGAACGTGGGTATTGCCACGGCAGTGTTGCTCGATAACTGGCGCCGTAGCCTTACATAA
- a CDS encoding galactokinase family protein produces the protein MPTTDSTPVASTLTASTPGRICLFGEHQDYLGLPVIAAAISRRIQIQAKQVDKPGFRLNLPDINATVAIPFDGTELAYPNSRDYFRSAVNILLREGFQFSKGIDGEVHGNIPINSGTSSSSALLVTWLNVLTQLADEPRQLPQERLAELAYVAEVLEFGEPGGMMDHYSTAVGDVIYLESTPKIALRKFHPMLGTFVLGDSQEPKDTIGILSRVKFGMLDIIKRLKTVNPAFSLHEATLTEAAEFKDILTKDEYILLKGNLENRDILREALTVLDASATSASIDHIRFGQLLTQHQTNLRDAQRISTPKIDRMLDAALAAGALGGKINGSGGGGCMFAYAPEHPEKVAEAIEREGGKAYVITVAEGTTTFSNKP, from the coding sequence ATGCCTACGACTGATTCTACCCCTGTCGCGTCGACGCTGACGGCTTCAACGCCAGGTCGTATCTGCCTGTTTGGCGAACATCAGGATTACCTGGGTTTACCGGTGATTGCCGCTGCAATTTCCCGACGTATTCAGATTCAGGCGAAGCAGGTCGATAAGCCCGGTTTTCGACTGAATCTACCGGACATTAATGCGACCGTTGCTATTCCGTTTGATGGTACCGAACTGGCTTATCCCAATAGTCGGGATTACTTTCGGTCGGCGGTCAACATACTTTTGCGCGAAGGATTTCAATTCTCCAAGGGTATTGACGGTGAAGTGCATGGCAACATTCCCATCAACTCCGGCACCTCTAGTTCTTCGGCCCTGCTCGTAACCTGGCTGAACGTGCTGACGCAACTGGCTGACGAACCTCGTCAGCTACCGCAGGAGCGACTGGCGGAACTGGCTTACGTAGCCGAAGTACTTGAATTTGGCGAACCGGGTGGTATGATGGACCATTACTCAACCGCCGTTGGTGACGTTATCTACCTGGAATCGACACCCAAAATCGCCCTTCGTAAATTTCACCCGATGCTTGGCACGTTCGTATTGGGCGACTCGCAGGAGCCGAAAGATACAATTGGTATTCTGTCACGGGTCAAGTTTGGTATGCTCGATATCATCAAGAGGCTTAAAACGGTAAATCCCGCCTTTTCGCTGCACGAGGCTACACTTACCGAAGCGGCTGAGTTCAAGGATATATTGACCAAAGATGAATATATTTTGCTGAAAGGAAATCTGGAGAATCGGGACATTCTTCGCGAAGCCCTAACCGTTTTGGATGCCTCCGCTACATCGGCAAGTATCGATCACATCCGGTTCGGGCAGCTCTTAACCCAGCACCAGACTAATTTGCGCGATGCCCAGCGGATCAGCACTCCAAAGATCGACCGTATGCTCGACGCAGCACTCGCAGCGGGTGCATTAGGCGGCAAAATCAACGGATCAGGTGGAGGAGGCTGCATGTTTGCGTACGCCCCTGAACATCCCGAAAAGGTTGCCGAAGCAATTGAGCGCGAGGGCGGCAAAGCGTACGTCATAACCGTAGCCGAAGGAACAACGACCTTTTCCAATAAGCCTTAA
- a CDS encoding ABC transporter permease, with product MNLPAWIARRYFFSRKKRSFISWLSILSMLGVGVGTMALVVVLSVFNGMDELNRQIFKTFEADMTVSPREGKRFVASPELLNRLRQTTGVSLLTTVAQDNALARYANGQTVVRLKGVDDTYLQRKQLDSALLEGRLRLRDQGVNYAIVADGVRNDLSISAVDILTPLEILYPQSGQSFSVLNPDAFNREALTVSGVFFIESKYDNFVLIPVNVARSLLGYGPNEVTSLEIQLKPGTDENAAKQALQTIVGEKLLVQSRDDLNVDLYRTIRIEKLLVAITLSFIILVASINIFFTLSMLVIEKKEDIRILYAMGATTGLVRRIFMTEGAIIALTGAFTGLVLGIVICLAQERYGFIGMGTVSSIIDAYPVRLDTSDLVLVSVLVILVTFLTSWFPAQRAASVK from the coding sequence ATGAACCTCCCCGCCTGGATCGCCCGACGCTATTTTTTTTCCCGCAAGAAACGCAGCTTTATCAGCTGGCTGTCTATTCTGTCAATGCTTGGTGTAGGCGTCGGAACGATGGCACTGGTTGTTGTCCTTTCCGTCTTCAACGGGATGGATGAGCTGAACCGCCAGATTTTTAAAACGTTTGAAGCCGACATGACCGTCTCGCCCAGGGAAGGGAAACGGTTCGTGGCATCGCCGGAACTCTTGAATCGGTTGCGTCAGACGACAGGCGTTAGCCTTCTGACTACTGTAGCGCAGGATAACGCTCTGGCCCGCTACGCTAACGGGCAAACCGTTGTCCGGCTTAAAGGCGTTGATGATACCTATCTACAACGAAAACAGCTCGATTCGGCCTTACTCGAAGGACGGTTGCGGCTCCGCGATCAGGGCGTCAACTACGCGATCGTGGCCGACGGGGTTCGCAATGACCTGAGTATTTCGGCGGTTGATATTCTGACACCGCTGGAAATCCTGTACCCGCAAAGTGGTCAATCGTTTAGTGTGCTCAATCCGGATGCATTCAACCGGGAAGCTTTGACGGTTTCAGGCGTGTTTTTTATTGAATCGAAGTACGACAACTTCGTACTGATTCCGGTCAATGTGGCGCGGTCGTTGTTAGGGTACGGGCCCAACGAAGTGACTAGCCTTGAGATTCAGTTAAAGCCCGGTACGGATGAAAATGCGGCTAAACAGGCATTGCAGACGATTGTAGGCGAAAAGTTGCTGGTCCAAAGTCGCGACGACCTGAACGTTGATCTATACCGGACGATTCGGATCGAAAAGCTTCTTGTTGCGATCACACTCTCATTTATCATTCTGGTGGCATCCATCAACATCTTTTTTACGCTGTCGATGCTGGTTATCGAAAAGAAAGAAGATATCCGAATTCTTTACGCGATGGGGGCCACGACGGGGCTGGTACGCCGAATTTTCATGACTGAAGGAGCGATTATTGCGCTGACGGGGGCTTTTACCGGTCTGGTACTCGGCATTGTCATCTGTCTTGCGCAGGAACGATACGGATTTATCGGAATGGGGACTGTCAGTTCGATAATCGACGCCTATCCTGTTCGGCTTGATACCAGCGACCTTGTGCTGGTAAGTGTGTTGGTCATCCTCGTTACGTTTTTAACCTCGTGGTTTCCAGCGCAACGAGCGGCTAGTGTGAAATAG
- the folE gene encoding GTP cyclohydrolase I FolE, with translation MKLNGTSSSTPLNGASANQQEGVHTNGYSRHENYSAMADQDELVDEIGDAHGASSVDTPMRPDAFDLDDELKVDLIEEHFREIMNILGLDLTDDSLKGSPRRVAKMYVKEIFRGLNPANKPAPTLFDNKFRYNEMLVEKDITVQTYCEHHFVPIIGKAHVAYISSGKVIGLSKLNRIVEYFCKRPQVQERLTVQIADELKKILETEDVAVIIDAKHLCVSTRGVHDVNSSTVTASYNGKFAEEATKQELLRYVTQPSVTI, from the coding sequence ATGAAACTGAACGGAACTTCGTCGAGTACCCCGCTTAATGGCGCGAGTGCCAACCAGCAAGAGGGAGTGCACACGAATGGATATAGTCGTCACGAAAATTATTCCGCCATGGCAGATCAGGACGAACTCGTCGATGAAATTGGTGACGCGCACGGTGCTTCGTCCGTCGATACGCCCATGCGTCCCGATGCGTTTGACCTGGATGACGAGCTGAAAGTCGATCTGATCGAAGAGCATTTTCGGGAGATCATGAACATTCTGGGCCTTGACCTGACCGACGACAGCCTGAAGGGGTCGCCACGGCGCGTGGCCAAGATGTACGTGAAAGAAATTTTCCGGGGACTGAATCCGGCCAACAAACCCGCTCCGACGCTGTTCGACAACAAGTTTCGGTACAACGAGATGCTGGTCGAGAAAGATATTACCGTTCAGACCTATTGCGAACACCATTTTGTCCCGATCATCGGTAAAGCGCACGTAGCTTACATTTCCAGCGGTAAAGTAATCGGTTTGTCGAAGCTCAACCGCATTGTCGAGTATTTCTGCAAACGCCCTCAGGTGCAGGAACGGCTGACGGTACAAATTGCCGACGAGTTGAAAAAAATACTTGAAACAGAAGACGTAGCCGTGATCATCGACGCCAAACACCTGTGCGTATCGACACGGGGTGTGCATGATGTCAATTCATCGACGGTTACGGCATCGTACAACGGGAAGTTTGCCGAAGAAGCGACCAAGCAGGAACTGCTGCGCTACGTAACGCAACCCAGCGTAACGATTTAA
- a CDS encoding McrC family protein, producing MPSILSVAENGLIGKETDRAIRPGPSADVSVTDAVFEALRQLAVDAEGVDGLLTFFVQKGREYVRVRKYVGLVTLPDGTQLEILPKIGRGATSRSMLLSMLRHLQHGPFRTLSSAHTNATHLPLWEVFVTAFLDALESLVQQGLQRSYVSVESNERFWKGRFQSTRQQRENAQHAERLAVVYDVLTADVAPNRILKTTLHYLQQRNHSAPVQQRIRQLDGALDGISACGSVQDDLKLVKRSNRLFARYELALRWAEALLGRRAYGVKVGLTADLSLLFPMERVFEDYVSHGIRRYWPEADKVTVQESLAHLVDEHAGMPKFKLRPDIVIEHSDRKFVLDMKWKEVTGTDHSGSYGIDHADLYQLFAYGKKYEASDLFLVYPANETFQQPLPVFGYDSTTRLHVVPFDVLNPLVNEVEKLADYALSFQ from the coding sequence ATGCCTTCGATCCTTTCCGTTGCTGAAAATGGCCTAATCGGCAAGGAAACCGACCGTGCCATTCGCCCCGGCCCATCGGCCGATGTGTCTGTAACGGACGCCGTTTTTGAAGCACTCCGGCAACTAGCCGTCGATGCGGAAGGGGTCGATGGCTTATTGACTTTTTTCGTACAAAAGGGTCGCGAATACGTTCGGGTTCGGAAATACGTTGGGTTGGTGACCTTGCCAGACGGAACCCAGCTAGAAATCTTACCCAAAATCGGGCGAGGTGCTACCAGCCGTTCGATGCTGCTTTCGATGTTGCGACACCTGCAACACGGCCCGTTTCGTACGCTCTCGTCGGCGCATACCAATGCTACGCACCTGCCGCTGTGGGAGGTGTTTGTCACCGCTTTTCTGGACGCATTGGAATCGCTGGTGCAGCAGGGTCTTCAGCGGTCTTACGTTTCGGTAGAAAGCAATGAGCGGTTTTGGAAAGGACGGTTTCAATCCACCCGTCAGCAACGCGAAAACGCGCAACATGCCGAACGGCTAGCGGTGGTGTATGACGTGCTAACCGCCGATGTAGCGCCCAATCGAATCCTGAAAACGACGTTGCATTATTTGCAGCAGCGGAACCACAGCGCTCCGGTTCAGCAACGCATTCGGCAACTGGATGGGGCGTTGGACGGAATTTCGGCTTGTGGGTCCGTACAGGACGATTTGAAACTGGTAAAACGGTCGAATCGGCTGTTTGCCCGCTATGAACTGGCGTTGCGCTGGGCGGAAGCCTTGCTGGGTCGGCGGGCGTATGGCGTCAAAGTGGGGCTGACTGCCGATTTGTCGCTTCTGTTTCCAATGGAGCGTGTTTTCGAGGATTACGTCTCGCACGGTATCCGCCGGTACTGGCCCGAGGCCGACAAGGTGACGGTGCAAGAATCGCTGGCACATTTGGTTGACGAACACGCTGGCATGCCCAAGTTTAAGTTACGCCCCGATATTGTTATTGAGCACAGCGACCGCAAGTTTGTGCTGGACATGAAATGGAAAGAAGTGACGGGCACCGACCATTCGGGAAGCTACGGAATCGATCATGCTGACTTATACCAGCTCTTTGCGTACGGCAAAAAATACGAAGCCAGCGATCTCTTTCTGGTGTATCCGGCCAACGAAACGTTTCAGCAGCCATTACCCGTTTTTGGCTACGATTCGACTACCCGACTGCACGTTGTACCCTTCGATGTTCTGAATCCGCTGGTCAATGAAGTAGAAAAATTAGCCGATTACGCTTTATCGTTTCAATGA
- a CDS encoding queuosine precursor transporter, whose product MPSHSFTNKRTNLYIFLSAVFLTNALIAEIIGVKIFSVETLLGTRPAQIHLFDNFVLDFNLTAGAIIWPFVFITSDIINEYFGKAGVRRISFLTAGFVGYSFLIIYAVTNLPPAQFWLDVNAKDGAGNPINIDNAFQMIFRQGLGIIIGSLTAFLVGQILDVYVFHSLRKITGSQKIWLRATGSTLVSQLVDSFVVLGIAFYVFGNWSLTQVLAVGIINYIYKATSAIVLTPLLYVAHYFIDRYLGKEHAEELANESAMSSFM is encoded by the coding sequence ATGCCTTCCCACTCGTTCACCAATAAACGCACGAATCTTTACATCTTCCTAAGCGCTGTTTTCCTGACCAACGCCCTGATTGCGGAAATAATCGGCGTCAAAATCTTTTCGGTTGAGACGTTACTGGGTACCCGGCCCGCACAAATTCATCTGTTTGACAATTTCGTACTGGACTTTAATCTTACCGCCGGGGCTATCATCTGGCCGTTTGTCTTTATCACCTCCGATATTATTAACGAGTATTTCGGTAAGGCGGGTGTCCGGCGAATTTCGTTTCTGACGGCAGGTTTTGTGGGATACAGCTTTCTGATTATCTACGCGGTTACGAACCTTCCTCCGGCGCAATTCTGGCTTGACGTGAACGCGAAAGACGGAGCCGGAAACCCTATCAACATTGACAACGCTTTTCAGATGATTTTTCGCCAGGGACTAGGCATTATCATTGGTTCGTTGACTGCTTTTCTGGTTGGTCAGATTCTGGATGTGTACGTATTCCATTCGTTGCGCAAAATCACAGGAAGCCAGAAAATCTGGCTTCGGGCTACCGGTTCTACGCTTGTTTCACAGCTCGTTGACTCGTTCGTTGTGCTGGGTATAGCGTTCTATGTTTTCGGCAACTGGTCGCTGACGCAGGTACTAGCAGTAGGCATCATCAATTACATCTACAAAGCAACATCAGCCATCGTACTGACGCCTTTGTTGTACGTAGCGCATTACTTCATCGACCGTTACCTCGGAAAAGAACATGCCGAAGAACTAGCGAATGAATCGGCCATGAGTTCGTTTATGTAA
- the rbfA gene encoding 30S ribosome-binding factor RbfA: MESKRQQKVSRQLQKDLSEIFQREVPHLFNGAFITVTSVRISPDLSVARVYLSFLATKNKQMLLESIQEKGKIIRQHLGERVRHQLRIVPDLSFFMDDTAEYADKMDKLFAGLDIPPAPEEDEDEE; the protein is encoded by the coding sequence ATGGAATCAAAACGACAACAGAAAGTATCCAGGCAGTTGCAGAAAGATTTAAGTGAAATTTTTCAGCGTGAGGTGCCGCATTTGTTCAATGGGGCCTTTATTACGGTCACCAGTGTGCGCATATCGCCGGATTTGAGCGTAGCGCGCGTGTACCTGAGCTTCCTGGCTACGAAGAATAAGCAAATGCTGCTGGAAAGCATTCAGGAAAAAGGTAAAATTATTCGTCAGCATCTCGGCGAACGGGTTCGCCATCAGTTGCGCATTGTTCCTGATCTCAGTTTCTTCATGGACGATACGGCTGAATACGCCGACAAGATGGACAAACTATTCGCTGGTCTCGACATTCCGCCCGCACCAGAGGAGGATGAAGACGAAGAGTAA
- a CDS encoding sugar MFS transporter, with the protein MTPTATPPQVRPNYTIPLIIIGALFFIFGFVTWVNSVLIAFFKQAFNLSTVGSNLVAFAFFISYTLMAIPSSALLKKTGFKNGMSLGLLVMAVGTLIFVPAAKSVSYPLFLVGLFLIGIGLTVLQTASNPYATILGPRESAAQRISFLGIANKLAGIISQIIFGGLLLTSGNAVAGAASLEKVVSPYLILTGVLVVLAGLIRFSSLPEVSEEQDDSPADVTSHTSVGQFPNLVLGVIALFCYVGAEVIAGDTIINYGKAIGFDNDQAKYFTTYTLYGLLAGYVLGIVLIPRVISQQTSLRFGAIYGLVLTTATLVTSGFTSVLCVALLGFGLAPIWPALWPLALNRLGRFTKIGSALLIMGISGGALLPLVHGYLTDAISPKMAYAMLLPLFGFILYYATVGYKKTSW; encoded by the coding sequence ATGACACCAACTGCCACCCCTCCGCAGGTTCGTCCCAATTACACCATCCCGCTGATCATCATCGGCGCTTTGTTTTTTATTTTTGGCTTCGTCACCTGGGTCAACAGTGTGCTTATCGCTTTTTTTAAGCAGGCGTTCAACCTGAGTACGGTCGGCTCGAACCTAGTGGCCTTTGCGTTTTTTATTTCGTACACGCTTATGGCCATTCCGTCGTCGGCTCTGCTGAAAAAAACCGGCTTCAAGAACGGTATGTCATTAGGATTGCTGGTCATGGCGGTTGGTACGCTGATCTTTGTTCCGGCGGCCAAATCGGTTTCGTATCCGTTGTTTCTGGTTGGTCTTTTCCTGATCGGCATCGGCCTGACGGTACTGCAAACGGCTTCGAATCCCTACGCGACCATTCTTGGTCCCCGCGAAAGTGCGGCCCAGCGCATCAGCTTCCTGGGTATTGCCAATAAACTGGCCGGAATCATCAGCCAGATCATTTTCGGTGGGTTATTGTTAACCAGCGGCAATGCCGTTGCCGGTGCAGCTTCTCTGGAAAAAGTAGTTTCTCCTTACCTGATTTTAACGGGTGTTCTGGTCGTTCTAGCCGGGCTGATCCGCTTTTCGAGCCTACCCGAAGTATCGGAAGAGCAGGATGATTCACCCGCCGATGTTACATCGCATACAAGCGTAGGCCAGTTCCCCAACCTTGTCTTGGGCGTTATCGCCTTATTTTGCTACGTTGGCGCGGAGGTAATTGCCGGTGATACCATTATCAACTATGGTAAAGCCATTGGTTTTGACAACGATCAGGCGAAGTACTTCACGACCTACACCCTGTATGGTTTGCTGGCGGGCTATGTGCTAGGCATCGTGCTGATTCCACGGGTTATCTCTCAGCAGACATCCCTGCGATTCGGAGCCATCTACGGACTTGTCTTAACAACGGCAACGCTGGTAACCAGTGGCTTCACGTCGGTGCTCTGCGTAGCCTTGCTTGGTTTTGGGCTGGCTCCTATCTGGCCAGCTCTTTGGCCGCTGGCGCTCAACCGTTTAGGTCGGTTTACCAAAATTGGATCGGCCTTGCTGATTATGGGCATCTCAGGCGGTGCGTTGCTGCCACTGGTGCATGGCTACCTTACGGACGCTATCAGCCCGAAAATGGCGTATGCCATGCTATTGCCTTTGTTTGGTTTCATCCTGTACTACGCAACGGTAGGCTACAAGAAAACAAGCTGGTAA